Proteins from one Neodiprion fabricii isolate iyNeoFabr1 chromosome 5, iyNeoFabr1.1, whole genome shotgun sequence genomic window:
- the LOC124183787 gene encoding elongator complex protein 6 yields MTDSVCSALGIDRVDMCGKTILIEEQHGSDANFIVNAVVSGSLQKSQGICLVLFHNTFGHYHNVGMKLGYNMKVLKERGQVTVVEPMKIAASNVEDLGHDSVDAANVDLTKTDRKITNTEDIGIPDIMKLDTMLVRQLFSPVRNKVHEMLKSMGSVNVIVDDLSHLFDMSLSLRDVWFYVRYLRSLMEFEPMISVCIMTHTYKADPDTCQPDMIAIGLKHMSDLIVSVEPLSTGHANDVSGKINIRWKVDEVRRKYRWAEKTTYLYKLLDRQVKMFAPGSSSLS; encoded by the coding sequence ATGACTGACTCCGTATGCAGCGCACTGGGAATTGACAGAGTAGACATGTGTGGTAAAACAATACTGATAGAAGAGCAGCATGGAAGCGATGCAAATTTTATAGTAAACGCTGTTGTTTCTGGCTCCCTGCAAAAGAGCCAAGGAATCTGCTTGGTCCTTTTCCACAACACGTTCGGCCACTACCACAATGTAGGAATGAAGCTTGGCTACAACATGAAGGTTCTGAAAGAAAGAGGGCAGGTGACGGTTGTTGAGCCTATGAAAATAGCGGCGAGTAACGTAGAGGATCTGGGACACGACTCTGTGGACGCAGCTAATGTTGATCTGACAAAAACTGATCGAAAAATCACAAACACCGAGGACATCGGTATCCCAGATATAATGAAGCTGGACACGATGCTTGTGCGCCAGCTTTTTTCACCCGTTAGAAACAAGGTCCACGAAATGCTCAAGTCGATGGGATCTGTCAATGTTATAGTCGACGATCTGAGCCATTTGTTTGACATGAGCCTCAGCCTAAGAGATGTCTGGTTCTACGTTAGGTATCTCAGATCCTTAATGGAATTTGAGCCAATGATTTCCGTTTGCATTATGACCCACACGTATAAAGCTGATCCCGATACTTGCCAGCCTGACATGATAGCTATAGGCCTAAAGCACATGTCCGATTTAATAGTGAGCGTCGAACCATTGAGTACCGGGCATGCGAATGACGTTTCAGGGAAGATAAATATTCGATGGAAAGTTGACGAAGTCAGGAGGAAGTATCGCTGGGCTGAGAAAACGACTTATTTGTACAAGCTGCTAGATCGTCAAGTGAAAATGTTCGCACCTGGTTCGTCGTCGCTATCGTAG
- the LOC124183785 gene encoding mitochondrial dicarboxylate carrier isoform X4 yields MCMGAYLCVFINYLSSLPATGKLLYLNVHLQTQQEGKSSVSKITLKIIKHQGVFALYNGLTASLLRQLTYSTTRFGFYEVGKQALETPGYSLPFHQRLFLAGISGAVGGVIGTPADLINVRMQNDIKVSPELRRNYKHALDGLFRVWKEEGFLRLFNGCSTATSRAALMTIGQLSFYDQIKMLLLQSGMFTDSPTTHFLSSLSAGAIATTLTQPLDVLKTRAMNAKPGEFKNMIDLILYTAKLGPLGFFKGYIPAFVRLAPHTILTFVFLEQLRTNFGFTPKFQ; encoded by the exons ATGTGCATGGGTGCGTATCTGTGTGT GTTTATCAATTATCTGAGTTCGTTACCCGCTACAGGGAAGTTGTTATACCTAAAT gTCCATCTGCAAACACAGCAGGAGGGTAAATCATCTGTATCGAAAATAACTTTGAAGATAATCAAGCATCAAGGTGTTTTCGCACTTTACAATGGCCTCACAGCCTCCCTTCTACGCCAGCTTACTTATTCGACAACCAGATTCGGCTTTTACGAG GTTGGAAAACAAGCCCTGGAAACTCCAGGCTACAGTTTGCCGTTTCACCAACGATTATTTTTGGCTGGCATTTCAGGAGCTGTCGGCGGAGTTATCGGTACTCCTGCAGATCTTATTAATGTACGAATGCAAAATGATATCAAAGTATCGCCGGAGCTGAGAAGAAA TTACAAACATGCATTGGACGGCCTGTTCCGAGTATGGAAAGAGGAAGGCTTTCTTCGACTTTTTAACGGTTGCTCGACTGCGACCAGCAGGGCGGCCCTCATGACTATCGGACAGTTAAGCTTTTACGATCAGATTAAAATGCTATTATTACAATCTGGCATGTTCACTGATAGTCCGACCACACATTTTTTGTCCAGTTTATCAGCG GGTGCGATAGCGACAACTTTGACCCAGCCTCTGGATGTCCTCAAGACCAGAGCCATGAATGCCAAGCCCGGAGAATTCAAG AATATGATCGATCTCATACTTTACACCGCTAAACTTGGACCTCTGGGATTCTTCAAA GGGTATATACCTGCATTTGTTCGACTGGCACCTCACACAATCCTGACGTTCGTCTTCTTGGAACAACTTAGAACAAATTTTGGTTTTACACCTAAATTTCAATGA
- the LOC124183785 gene encoding mitochondrial dicarboxylate carrier isoform X2: MCMEMVKKNEKLSRWYFGGLASAGAACVTHPLDLLKVHLQTQQEGKSSVSKITLKIIKHQGVFALYNGLTASLLRQLTYSTTRFGFYEVGKQALETPGYSLPFHQRLFLAGISGAVGGVIGTPADLINVRMQNDIKVSPELRRNYKHALDGLFRVWKEEGFLRLFNGCSTATSRAALMTIGQLSFYDQIKMLLLQSGMFTDSPTTHFLSSLSAGAIATTLTQPLDVLKTRAMNAKPGEFKNMIDLILYTAKLGPLGFFKGYIPAFVRLAPHTILTFVFLEQLRTNFGFTPKFQ; this comes from the exons ATGTGCATGG aaatggtaaaaaaaaatgaaaaactatcCCGCTGGTATTTTGGTGGATTGGCTTCCGCAGGTGCTGCATGTGTCACCCATCCGTTGGATTTGTTGAAG gTCCATCTGCAAACACAGCAGGAGGGTAAATCATCTGTATCGAAAATAACTTTGAAGATAATCAAGCATCAAGGTGTTTTCGCACTTTACAATGGCCTCACAGCCTCCCTTCTACGCCAGCTTACTTATTCGACAACCAGATTCGGCTTTTACGAG GTTGGAAAACAAGCCCTGGAAACTCCAGGCTACAGTTTGCCGTTTCACCAACGATTATTTTTGGCTGGCATTTCAGGAGCTGTCGGCGGAGTTATCGGTACTCCTGCAGATCTTATTAATGTACGAATGCAAAATGATATCAAAGTATCGCCGGAGCTGAGAAGAAA TTACAAACATGCATTGGACGGCCTGTTCCGAGTATGGAAAGAGGAAGGCTTTCTTCGACTTTTTAACGGTTGCTCGACTGCGACCAGCAGGGCGGCCCTCATGACTATCGGACAGTTAAGCTTTTACGATCAGATTAAAATGCTATTATTACAATCTGGCATGTTCACTGATAGTCCGACCACACATTTTTTGTCCAGTTTATCAGCG GGTGCGATAGCGACAACTTTGACCCAGCCTCTGGATGTCCTCAAGACCAGAGCCATGAATGCCAAGCCCGGAGAATTCAAG AATATGATCGATCTCATACTTTACACCGCTAAACTTGGACCTCTGGGATTCTTCAAA GGGTATATACCTGCATTTGTTCGACTGGCACCTCACACAATCCTGACGTTCGTCTTCTTGGAACAACTTAGAACAAATTTTGGTTTTACACCTAAATTTCAATGA
- the LOC124183785 gene encoding mitochondrial dicarboxylate carrier isoform X1 codes for MSFVSHVYLVITQHRQFTCHLFHRFINYLSSLPATGKLLYLNVHLQTQQEGKSSVSKITLKIIKHQGVFALYNGLTASLLRQLTYSTTRFGFYEVGKQALETPGYSLPFHQRLFLAGISGAVGGVIGTPADLINVRMQNDIKVSPELRRNYKHALDGLFRVWKEEGFLRLFNGCSTATSRAALMTIGQLSFYDQIKMLLLQSGMFTDSPTTHFLSSLSAGAIATTLTQPLDVLKTRAMNAKPGEFKNMIDLILYTAKLGPLGFFKGYIPAFVRLAPHTILTFVFLEQLRTNFGFTPKFQ; via the exons ATGTCATTTGTTTCACACGTTTATCTAGTCATTACTCAACACCGACAATTCACGTGTCATTTGTTTCATAGGTTTATCAATTATCTGAGTTCGTTACCCGCTACAGGGAAGTTGTTATACCTAAAT gTCCATCTGCAAACACAGCAGGAGGGTAAATCATCTGTATCGAAAATAACTTTGAAGATAATCAAGCATCAAGGTGTTTTCGCACTTTACAATGGCCTCACAGCCTCCCTTCTACGCCAGCTTACTTATTCGACAACCAGATTCGGCTTTTACGAG GTTGGAAAACAAGCCCTGGAAACTCCAGGCTACAGTTTGCCGTTTCACCAACGATTATTTTTGGCTGGCATTTCAGGAGCTGTCGGCGGAGTTATCGGTACTCCTGCAGATCTTATTAATGTACGAATGCAAAATGATATCAAAGTATCGCCGGAGCTGAGAAGAAA TTACAAACATGCATTGGACGGCCTGTTCCGAGTATGGAAAGAGGAAGGCTTTCTTCGACTTTTTAACGGTTGCTCGACTGCGACCAGCAGGGCGGCCCTCATGACTATCGGACAGTTAAGCTTTTACGATCAGATTAAAATGCTATTATTACAATCTGGCATGTTCACTGATAGTCCGACCACACATTTTTTGTCCAGTTTATCAGCG GGTGCGATAGCGACAACTTTGACCCAGCCTCTGGATGTCCTCAAGACCAGAGCCATGAATGCCAAGCCCGGAGAATTCAAG AATATGATCGATCTCATACTTTACACCGCTAAACTTGGACCTCTGGGATTCTTCAAA GGGTATATACCTGCATTTGTTCGACTGGCACCTCACACAATCCTGACGTTCGTCTTCTTGGAACAACTTAGAACAAATTTTGGTTTTACACCTAAATTTCAATGA
- the LOC124183785 gene encoding mitochondrial dicarboxylate carrier isoform X3: MVKKNEKLSRWYFGGLASAGAACVTHPLDLLKVHLQTQQEGKSSVSKITLKIIKHQGVFALYNGLTASLLRQLTYSTTRFGFYEVGKQALETPGYSLPFHQRLFLAGISGAVGGVIGTPADLINVRMQNDIKVSPELRRNYKHALDGLFRVWKEEGFLRLFNGCSTATSRAALMTIGQLSFYDQIKMLLLQSGMFTDSPTTHFLSSLSAGAIATTLTQPLDVLKTRAMNAKPGEFKNMIDLILYTAKLGPLGFFKGYIPAFVRLAPHTILTFVFLEQLRTNFGFTPKFQ; the protein is encoded by the exons atggtaaaaaaaaatgaaaaactatcCCGCTGGTATTTTGGTGGATTGGCTTCCGCAGGTGCTGCATGTGTCACCCATCCGTTGGATTTGTTGAAG gTCCATCTGCAAACACAGCAGGAGGGTAAATCATCTGTATCGAAAATAACTTTGAAGATAATCAAGCATCAAGGTGTTTTCGCACTTTACAATGGCCTCACAGCCTCCCTTCTACGCCAGCTTACTTATTCGACAACCAGATTCGGCTTTTACGAG GTTGGAAAACAAGCCCTGGAAACTCCAGGCTACAGTTTGCCGTTTCACCAACGATTATTTTTGGCTGGCATTTCAGGAGCTGTCGGCGGAGTTATCGGTACTCCTGCAGATCTTATTAATGTACGAATGCAAAATGATATCAAAGTATCGCCGGAGCTGAGAAGAAA TTACAAACATGCATTGGACGGCCTGTTCCGAGTATGGAAAGAGGAAGGCTTTCTTCGACTTTTTAACGGTTGCTCGACTGCGACCAGCAGGGCGGCCCTCATGACTATCGGACAGTTAAGCTTTTACGATCAGATTAAAATGCTATTATTACAATCTGGCATGTTCACTGATAGTCCGACCACACATTTTTTGTCCAGTTTATCAGCG GGTGCGATAGCGACAACTTTGACCCAGCCTCTGGATGTCCTCAAGACCAGAGCCATGAATGCCAAGCCCGGAGAATTCAAG AATATGATCGATCTCATACTTTACACCGCTAAACTTGGACCTCTGGGATTCTTCAAA GGGTATATACCTGCATTTGTTCGACTGGCACCTCACACAATCCTGACGTTCGTCTTCTTGGAACAACTTAGAACAAATTTTGGTTTTACACCTAAATTTCAATGA